From a single Hippoglossus stenolepis isolate QCI-W04-F060 chromosome 2, HSTE1.2, whole genome shotgun sequence genomic region:
- the fam83fb gene encoding protein FAM83F, translated as MAESQLVCMEDGRIGVKVPESKPEFYYSEEQRAAIEELLRNGDGAFKTRLKDDNMKDFLSAREVKVFTSTFRQFESAEEDKGGGSSPEQAAAGGDADSGVPSTYWPQMSDTEVPPLDIGWPSGGMFKGLTRVSVHTHPPRENGPHLKEVVRRLIQGASKVIAIVMDMLTDVQILQDLMDAASRRSVPVYILLDNQGVPHFLDMCSRLQIGSQHLRLIRTRTLRGIGFCLSFGRLPGSLCNKYMLVDGDKVVFGTYSFCWSAARMDRSMITVMTGQVVDFFDQDFREMYAISEKLDLYKEFHVSPPAATATIPSKAGTKRPPLPATTSRFQVTLGDSRKDKIEVPAHKYYNPKYSLAFGDHIRPTGSLQEPGTKRGSILSKFPEELEQEKTRVTSSERMDRLTPLPADAPSEIFKGPKAVAQDKKHTWRSRFSKKSSRKLSANSLANSTCPSPTEASPTDETEDNLGVIVKTPSKWRGKKFQRTESQQTVNSAQDTESVKRAKNKCKMS; from the exons ATGGCCGAGTCCCAGCTCGTGTGCATGGAGGACGGCCGCATCGGAGTCAAAGTCCCGGAGTCCAAACCCGAGTTTTACTACAGCGAGGAGCAGCGCGCCGCCATCGAGGAGCTGCTGAGGAACGGAGACGGAGCCTTCAAGACGCGACTGAAAGATGACAACATGAAGGATTTCTTATCCGCCAGAGAAGTCAAAGTGTTTACGAGCACGTTCAGACAGTTCGAGTCCGCTGAGGAGGACAAGGGGGGCGGCAGCAGCCCGGAGCAGGCAGCCGCCGGCGGCGACGCGGACTCGGGGGTCCCCTCCACCTACTGGCCCCAGATGTCGGACACAGAGGTGCCGCCGTTGGACATCGGCTGGCCCAGCGGGGGGATGTTCAAAGGTCTGACCCGCGTGTCCGTGCACACGCACCCGCCCAGAGAGAATGGACCCCACCTTAAAGAGGTGGTGCGACGGCTCATTCAGGGGGCCAGCAAG GTGATAGCGATCGTGATGGACATGCTCACAGACGTCCAGATCCTGCAGGACCTGATGGACGCGGCCTCGCGACGCTCCGTGCCCGTCTACATCCTGTTGGACAACCAAGGGGTGCCGCACTTCCTGGACATGTGCTCCAGGCTGCAGATTGGCTCACAGCACCTTCGG CTCATCAGAACCAGAACGCTGCGGGGGATCGGGTTCTGTTTGTCGTTCGGCAGACTGCCGGGTTCCCTCTGTAACAAGTACATGTTGGTGGACGGAGACAAAGTCGTGTTCGGCACCTAcag tttCTGCTGGTCTGCAGCTCGTATGGACCGGAGCATGATCACTGTGATGACGGGTCAAGTGGTTGACTTCTTTGACCAGGACTTCCGGGAAATGTACGCCATCTCTGAGAAGCTGGACCTCTACAAGGAGTTCCACGTCAGCCCGCCGGCTGCCACCGCCACGATACCTTCCAAGGCGGGGACTAAACGTCCACCTTTACCTGCCACCACCTCCCGCTTCCAGGTTACGTTAGGGGATTCACGGAAAGACAAAATCGAGGTGCCTGCGCACAAATACTACAACCCCAAGTACTCGCTGGCTTTCGGGGACCACATACGTCCAACTGGGTCTCTGCAGGAGCCAGGAACTAAGAGGGGGTCGATTCTGTCCAAGTTCCctgaggagctggagcaggagaagacCCGAGTGACCAGCAGTGAGAGGATGGATCGGTTGACCCCGTTGCCCGCGGATGCTCCGAGTGAGATCTTCAAGGGACCCAAGGCAGTGGCGCAGGACAAGAAGCACACATGGAGGTCGAGATTTTCCAAGAAATCGTCCAGAAAGCTTTCAGCTAACAGCCTCGCAAACAGCACGTGCCCCTCACCCACAGAAGCCAGTCCGACCGATGAGACGGAGGACAACTTGGGGGTGATTGTGAAGACGCCCTCTAAATGGAGGGGAAAGAAGTTTCAGAGGACAGAGTCCCAGCAAACGGTCAACTCCGCACAGGACACCGAGA gTGTTAAGAGAGCAAAAAACAAGTGTAAAATGTCCTGA